In Monodelphis domestica isolate mMonDom1 chromosome 4, mMonDom1.pri, whole genome shotgun sequence, one DNA window encodes the following:
- the LOC100618922 gene encoding zinc finger protein 665-like isoform X3, producing the protein MESVTFQDVAVDFTHDEWGRLEPAQKDLYRDVMLENYQNFVSLGGLPAPKPHVISQLERGETPCPAEREAPRAICQDSIIWKTRLETKESASKQDISMGGSSKEKCSRIAIWDSKLPEDWNSGFQRIHPGEKPLKCSHCGKAFGSRSCLIAHQRIHTGEKPFECTECGKAYRRKAHLTQHQRIHTGEKPYKCNDCGKAFSIDSYLIKHQRIHTGERPYKCNQCGKVFSQKGHLNQHLRIHTGEKPYECNECGKTFGQSRHLSEHKRTHSQEKPFECNECGKLFRQLRNLSEHQRIHTGEKPYKCNECGKAFSNNYVLIQHERIHTGEKPYICNECGKAFSRGTYLMKHKRIHTGEIPYKCNNCRKEFTDKASFIYHQRIHTGEKLHKCIECGKTFSQKGSLKMHKMIHTGEKPFECHECGKTFRNGGHLSVHKRIHTGEKPFVCNECGKAFRDSGGLSAHQEKHGEKRYTCDDCGKTFRNKGYFRVHQKTHTQERHYHCNECGKHFSLRGSFIIHQRVHTGEKPYKCNICGKAFSYNTSYSKHLRTHTGEKPYKCNQCAKAFTQRDYLIEHERIHTGEKPFKCNECGRAFRQKQTYNAHKKIHTRKLLNIINVGKLSARGNTL; encoded by the exons ATG GAGTCCGTGACGttccaggatgtggctgtggacttcacccacGACGAGTGGGGACGCTTGGAGCCCGCTCAGAAGGACCTGTACAGGGACGTGATGCTGGAGAACTATCAGAACTTTGTCTCCCTGG GAGGACTACCAGCCCCCAAACCTCATGTGATCTCCCAgttggagagaggagaaacaCCATGCCCAGCAGAGAGAGAAGCCCCGAGGGCTATTTGCCAAG ATTCTATTATTTGGAAGACCAGATTAGAAACAAAGGAGTCGGCTTCAAAGCAGGACATTTCTATGGGAGGATCATCCAAGGAGAAATGTTCAAGGATTGCCATCTGGGATTCCAAATTACCCGAAGACTGGAATTCTGGG TTTCAGAGAATCCATCCTGGAGAGAAACCTCTTAAATGTAGTCATTGTGGGAAAGCCTTTGGAAGCAGATCATGCCTtattgcacatcagagaatccatactggagagaagccctttGAATGTACAGAATGTGGGAAAGCCTACAGGCGTAAGGCACATCTTACTCAACACcaaagaatccatactggagagaagccctataAGTGTAATGACTGTGGGAAAGCTTTCAGCATTGATTCATACCTCATTAAACaccagagaatccatactggagagaggCCCTataaatgtaatcagtgtgggaAAGTCTTTAGCCAGAAAGGTCACCTTAATCAACACttgagaattcatactggagagaaaccctacgaatgtaatgaatgtgggaaaaccttTGGTCAGTCTAGACACCTTAGTGAACATAAACGAACTCATAGTCAAGAGAAACCCtttgaatgcaatgaatgtgggaaacTCTTCAGACAGCTGAGAAACCTTAGTGAACATCAGAGgattcacactggagaaaaaccctataaatgtaatgaatgtggaaaggcgTTCAGCAACAATTATGTCCTTATTCAGCATGAAagaattcatacaggagagaaaccttatatatgtaatgaatgtgggaaggccttcagtCGTGGGACATACCTTATGAAACACAAGAGAATTCACACCGGAGAGATACCCTATAAATGTAACAACTGTAGGAAAGAATTCACTGACAAAGCATCTTTTATTtaccatcagagaatccatactggagagaaacttcACAAGTGTATTGAATGTGGGAAAACTTTCAGCCAAAAAGGAAGTCTCAAAATGCACAAAatgattcatactggagagaaaccatttgaatgtcatgaatgtgggaaaactttCAGAAATGGGGGTCACCTGAGCGTACAtaagagaatccatactggagagaaaccctttgtatgtaatgaatgtgggaaggccttcagaGATAGTGGAGGCCTTAGTGCGCATCAGGAAAAACATGGAGAGAAACGGTATACTTGTGATGACTGTGGCAAAACCTTCAGAAATAAGGGATACTTTCGTGTCCATCAGAAGACTCACACTCAGGAGAGACATTATcattgtaatgaatgtgggaaacaTTTCAGTCTTAGGGGATCCTTCATTATTCATCAGCGAGTCCACACCGGAGAGAAGCCCTATAAATGTAATATTTGTGGGAAAGCTTTCAGTTACAATACATCCTACAGTAAACATCTAAGGACTCATACAGGAGAGAAGCCCTATAAATGTAATCAGTGTGCAAAAGCTTTTACCCAGAGGGACTACCTCATTGAACATgaaagaatccatactggagagaaaccatttaaATGTAACGAATGTGGAAGAGCCTTCAGACAGAAACAAACTTATAATGCACATAAGAAAATTCATACTAGAAagcttttaaatataattaatgtgGGAAAACTTTCAGCTAGAGGGAATACATTATAG
- the LOC100618922 gene encoding zinc finger protein 260-like isoform X1, giving the protein MESVTFQDVAVDFTHDEWGRLEPAQKDLYRDVMLENYQNFVSLGGLPAPKPHVISQLERGETPCPAEREAPRAICQDSIIWKTRLETKESASKQDISMGGSSKEKCSRIAIWDSKLPEDWNSGVSLERQNQERLSQQVSISHRIISNESDVPECNIFGRRFKVGSILIPKQNVAIGEQQSQSDIIGKSLLPSSDVIKHNKIALGRKLCKFKSKKPLNYHSDLFQFQRIHPGEKPLKCSHCGKAFGSRSCLIAHQRIHTGEKPFECTECGKAYRRKAHLTQHQRIHTGEKPYKCNDCGKAFSIDSYLIKHQRIHTGERPYKCNQCGKVFSQKGHLNQHLRIHTGEKPYECNECGKTFGQSRHLSEHKRTHSQEKPFECNECGKLFRQLRNLSEHQRIHTGEKPYKCNECGKAFSNNYVLIQHERIHTGEKPYICNECGKAFSRGTYLMKHKRIHTGEIPYKCNNCRKEFTDKASFIYHQRIHTGEKLHKCIECGKTFSQKGSLKMHKMIHTGEKPFECHECGKTFRNGGHLSVHKRIHTGEKPFVCNECGKAFRDSGGLSAHQEKHGEKRYTCDDCGKTFRNKGYFRVHQKTHTQERHYHCNECGKHFSLRGSFIIHQRVHTGEKPYKCNICGKAFSYNTSYSKHLRTHTGEKPYKCNQCAKAFTQRDYLIEHERIHTGEKPFKCNECGRAFRQKQTYNAHKKIHTRKLLNIINVGKLSARGNTL; this is encoded by the exons ATG GAGTCCGTGACGttccaggatgtggctgtggacttcacccacGACGAGTGGGGACGCTTGGAGCCCGCTCAGAAGGACCTGTACAGGGACGTGATGCTGGAGAACTATCAGAACTTTGTCTCCCTGG GAGGACTACCAGCCCCCAAACCTCATGTGATCTCCCAgttggagagaggagaaacaCCATGCCCAGCAGAGAGAGAAGCCCCGAGGGCTATTTGCCAAG ATTCTATTATTTGGAAGACCAGATTAGAAACAAAGGAGTCGGCTTCAAAGCAGGACATTTCTATGGGAGGATCATCCAAGGAGAAATGTTCAAGGATTGCCATCTGGGATTCCAAATTACCCGAAGACTGGAATTCTGGGGTCAGTTTGGAGAGGCAGAATCAGGAGAGATTGTCCCAGCAAGTGTCGATCAGTCACAGAATAATTTCTAATGAGTCAGATGTTCCTGAATGTAATATTTTTGGGAGAAGGTTCAAGGTAGGGtcaattcttattccaaaacagaatgttgCTATAGGAGAACAGCAGAGTCAATCTGATATCATTGGAAAGAGCCTCCTTCCATCCTCAGATGTTATTAAGCATAATAAGATTGCCTTAGGGAGGAAACTGTGTAAGTTTAAATCTAAGAAGCCACTCAATTATCATTCAGACCTTTTTCAGTTTCAGAGAATCCATCCTGGAGAGAAACCTCTTAAATGTAGTCATTGTGGGAAAGCCTTTGGAAGCAGATCATGCCTtattgcacatcagagaatccatactggagagaagccctttGAATGTACAGAATGTGGGAAAGCCTACAGGCGTAAGGCACATCTTACTCAACACcaaagaatccatactggagagaagccctataAGTGTAATGACTGTGGGAAAGCTTTCAGCATTGATTCATACCTCATTAAACaccagagaatccatactggagagaggCCCTataaatgtaatcagtgtgggaAAGTCTTTAGCCAGAAAGGTCACCTTAATCAACACttgagaattcatactggagagaaaccctacgaatgtaatgaatgtgggaaaaccttTGGTCAGTCTAGACACCTTAGTGAACATAAACGAACTCATAGTCAAGAGAAACCCtttgaatgcaatgaatgtgggaaacTCTTCAGACAGCTGAGAAACCTTAGTGAACATCAGAGgattcacactggagaaaaaccctataaatgtaatgaatgtggaaaggcgTTCAGCAACAATTATGTCCTTATTCAGCATGAAagaattcatacaggagagaaaccttatatatgtaatgaatgtgggaaggccttcagtCGTGGGACATACCTTATGAAACACAAGAGAATTCACACCGGAGAGATACCCTATAAATGTAACAACTGTAGGAAAGAATTCACTGACAAAGCATCTTTTATTtaccatcagagaatccatactggagagaaacttcACAAGTGTATTGAATGTGGGAAAACTTTCAGCCAAAAAGGAAGTCTCAAAATGCACAAAatgattcatactggagagaaaccatttgaatgtcatgaatgtgggaaaactttCAGAAATGGGGGTCACCTGAGCGTACAtaagagaatccatactggagagaaaccctttgtatgtaatgaatgtgggaaggccttcagaGATAGTGGAGGCCTTAGTGCGCATCAGGAAAAACATGGAGAGAAACGGTATACTTGTGATGACTGTGGCAAAACCTTCAGAAATAAGGGATACTTTCGTGTCCATCAGAAGACTCACACTCAGGAGAGACATTATcattgtaatgaatgtgggaaacaTTTCAGTCTTAGGGGATCCTTCATTATTCATCAGCGAGTCCACACCGGAGAGAAGCCCTATAAATGTAATATTTGTGGGAAAGCTTTCAGTTACAATACATCCTACAGTAAACATCTAAGGACTCATACAGGAGAGAAGCCCTATAAATGTAATCAGTGTGCAAAAGCTTTTACCCAGAGGGACTACCTCATTGAACATgaaagaatccatactggagagaaaccatttaaATGTAACGAATGTGGAAGAGCCTTCAGACAGAAACAAACTTATAATGCACATAAGAAAATTCATACTAGAAagcttttaaatataattaatgtgGGAAAACTTTCAGCTAGAGGGAATACATTATAG
- the LOC100618922 gene encoding zinc finger protein 883-like isoform X2 — MGGSSKEKCSRIAIWDSKLPEDWNSGVSLERQNQERLSQQVSISHRIISNESDVPECNIFGRRFKVGSILIPKQNVAIGEQQSQSDIIGKSLLPSSDVIKHNKIALGRKLCKFKSKKPLNYHSDLFQFQRIHPGEKPLKCSHCGKAFGSRSCLIAHQRIHTGEKPFECTECGKAYRRKAHLTQHQRIHTGEKPYKCNDCGKAFSIDSYLIKHQRIHTGERPYKCNQCGKVFSQKGHLNQHLRIHTGEKPYECNECGKTFGQSRHLSEHKRTHSQEKPFECNECGKLFRQLRNLSEHQRIHTGEKPYKCNECGKAFSNNYVLIQHERIHTGEKPYICNECGKAFSRGTYLMKHKRIHTGEIPYKCNNCRKEFTDKASFIYHQRIHTGEKLHKCIECGKTFSQKGSLKMHKMIHTGEKPFECHECGKTFRNGGHLSVHKRIHTGEKPFVCNECGKAFRDSGGLSAHQEKHGEKRYTCDDCGKTFRNKGYFRVHQKTHTQERHYHCNECGKHFSLRGSFIIHQRVHTGEKPYKCNICGKAFSYNTSYSKHLRTHTGEKPYKCNQCAKAFTQRDYLIEHERIHTGEKPFKCNECGRAFRQKQTYNAHKKIHTRKLLNIINVGKLSARGNTL; from the coding sequence ATGGGAGGATCATCCAAGGAGAAATGTTCAAGGATTGCCATCTGGGATTCCAAATTACCCGAAGACTGGAATTCTGGGGTCAGTTTGGAGAGGCAGAATCAGGAGAGATTGTCCCAGCAAGTGTCGATCAGTCACAGAATAATTTCTAATGAGTCAGATGTTCCTGAATGTAATATTTTTGGGAGAAGGTTCAAGGTAGGGtcaattcttattccaaaacagaatgttgCTATAGGAGAACAGCAGAGTCAATCTGATATCATTGGAAAGAGCCTCCTTCCATCCTCAGATGTTATTAAGCATAATAAGATTGCCTTAGGGAGGAAACTGTGTAAGTTTAAATCTAAGAAGCCACTCAATTATCATTCAGACCTTTTTCAGTTTCAGAGAATCCATCCTGGAGAGAAACCTCTTAAATGTAGTCATTGTGGGAAAGCCTTTGGAAGCAGATCATGCCTtattgcacatcagagaatccatactggagagaagccctttGAATGTACAGAATGTGGGAAAGCCTACAGGCGTAAGGCACATCTTACTCAACACcaaagaatccatactggagagaagccctataAGTGTAATGACTGTGGGAAAGCTTTCAGCATTGATTCATACCTCATTAAACaccagagaatccatactggagagaggCCCTataaatgtaatcagtgtgggaAAGTCTTTAGCCAGAAAGGTCACCTTAATCAACACttgagaattcatactggagagaaaccctacgaatgtaatgaatgtgggaaaaccttTGGTCAGTCTAGACACCTTAGTGAACATAAACGAACTCATAGTCAAGAGAAACCCtttgaatgcaatgaatgtgggaaacTCTTCAGACAGCTGAGAAACCTTAGTGAACATCAGAGgattcacactggagaaaaaccctataaatgtaatgaatgtggaaaggcgTTCAGCAACAATTATGTCCTTATTCAGCATGAAagaattcatacaggagagaaaccttatatatgtaatgaatgtgggaaggccttcagtCGTGGGACATACCTTATGAAACACAAGAGAATTCACACCGGAGAGATACCCTATAAATGTAACAACTGTAGGAAAGAATTCACTGACAAAGCATCTTTTATTtaccatcagagaatccatactggagagaaacttcACAAGTGTATTGAATGTGGGAAAACTTTCAGCCAAAAAGGAAGTCTCAAAATGCACAAAatgattcatactggagagaaaccatttgaatgtcatgaatgtgggaaaactttCAGAAATGGGGGTCACCTGAGCGTACAtaagagaatccatactggagagaaaccctttgtatgtaatgaatgtgggaaggccttcagaGATAGTGGAGGCCTTAGTGCGCATCAGGAAAAACATGGAGAGAAACGGTATACTTGTGATGACTGTGGCAAAACCTTCAGAAATAAGGGATACTTTCGTGTCCATCAGAAGACTCACACTCAGGAGAGACATTATcattgtaatgaatgtgggaaacaTTTCAGTCTTAGGGGATCCTTCATTATTCATCAGCGAGTCCACACCGGAGAGAAGCCCTATAAATGTAATATTTGTGGGAAAGCTTTCAGTTACAATACATCCTACAGTAAACATCTAAGGACTCATACAGGAGAGAAGCCCTATAAATGTAATCAGTGTGCAAAAGCTTTTACCCAGAGGGACTACCTCATTGAACATgaaagaatccatactggagagaaaccatttaaATGTAACGAATGTGGAAGAGCCTTCAGACAGAAACAAACTTATAATGCACATAAGAAAATTCATACTAGAAagcttttaaatataattaatgtgGGAAAACTTTCAGCTAGAGGGAATACATTATAG